In Escherichia ruysiae, a genomic segment contains:
- the rplV gene encoding 50S ribosomal protein L22, whose product METIAKHRHARSSAQKVRLVADLIRGKKVSQALDILTYTNKKAAVLVKKVLESAIANAEHNDGADIDDLKVTKIFVDEGPSMKRIMPRAKGRADRILKRTSHITVVVSDR is encoded by the coding sequence ATGGAAACTATCGCTAAACATCGCCATGCTCGTTCTTCTGCTCAGAAGGTTCGCCTTGTTGCTGACCTGATTCGCGGTAAGAAAGTGTCGCAGGCTCTGGATATTTTGACCTACACCAACAAGAAAGCGGCTGTACTGGTCAAGAAAGTTCTGGAATCTGCCATTGCTAACGCTGAACACAACGATGGCGCTGACATTGACGATCTGAAAGTTACGAAAATTTTCGTAGACGAAGGCCCGAGCATGAAGCGCATTATGCCGCGTGCAAAAGGTCGTGCAGATCGCATCCTGAAGCGCACCAGCCACATCACTGTGGTTGTGTCCGATCGCTGA
- the rpsS gene encoding 30S ribosomal protein S19 gives MPRSLKKGPFIDLHLLKKVEKAVESGDKKPLRTWSRRSTIFPNMIGLTIAVHNGRQHVPVFVTDEMVGHKLGEFAPTRTYRGHAADKKAKKK, from the coding sequence ATGCCACGTTCTCTCAAGAAAGGTCCTTTTATTGACCTGCACTTGCTGAAGAAGGTAGAGAAAGCGGTGGAAAGCGGAGACAAGAAGCCCCTGCGCACTTGGTCCCGTCGTTCAACGATCTTTCCTAACATGATCGGTTTGACCATCGCTGTCCATAATGGTCGTCAGCACGTTCCGGTATTTGTAACCGACGAAATGGTCGGTCACAAACTGGGTGAATTCGCACCGACTCGTACTTATCGCGGCCACGCTGCTGATAAAAAAGCGAAGAAGAAATAA
- a CDS encoding ExeA family protein: MSTRREVILAWLREENRSWRICYLSGEAGSGKSWLAKQLQNDTHRRVITLSLVVSWQGKAAWVVIDDNANKEGSRDLAWRRDEMGVELLRTFQQVESRNPLIIVENAHLNHRCVLDDIQRARSLIPDCQFLLVGRSNRKVERYVEARGIEIITSGALAEHELRQSILEGHHIDQPDALLTSKVLKRIAALCRGDRRRLAQAGETICLLQQSEQTSAFTAKQWRTIYRALGDKRSRKMCWAGGMSGTVIALVGGWLMLSSFISPLPIPSWLMPVAPSIKEEMTQDIFRTVMRDSDALSVLYGVWGYDVPADSAWCDHAIRAGLTCKSGKASLQALIDQNLPWIASLNVANKKLPVVVIRVGDDSIDVLIGQQTWTLTRKWFETVWAGDYLLLLKMSPEGESTITRDSSEEEILWLETMLNRALHISTEPSTEWRPLLVEKIKQFQKINHLKADGVVGSSTLVHLWQVAGESAYLYQDEANISPDETGKGK; encoded by the coding sequence ATGTCTACAAGAAGAGAAGTTATCCTTGCCTGGCTTCGTGAGGAGAATCGATCCTGGCGGATATGCTATCTGTCGGGCGAGGCCGGAAGTGGAAAATCCTGGTTAGCGAAGCAATTGCAAAATGATACCCATCGTCGAGTGATTACTTTAAGCCTTGTCGTGTCCTGGCAAGGTAAAGCTGCATGGGTTGTTATTGACGATAACGCAAATAAAGAAGGAAGCCGCGATCTCGCCTGGAGGCGAGATGAGATGGGCGTGGAATTACTGCGGACGTTCCAGCAAGTGGAAAGCCGTAATCCTCTTATTATTGTTGAAAATGCTCATCTGAATCACCGCTGTGTTCTCGATGATATCCAACGCGCGAGGAGCCTTATTCCCGATTGTCAGTTTTTGCTCGTTGGCAGATCAAATCGAAAAGTTGAACGTTACGTTGAAGCCAGAGGCATTGAAATAATTACGTCAGGAGCACTGGCAGAACACGAACTTCGACAAAGTATCCTTGAAGGACACCACATCGACCAGCCCGATGCCCTGTTAACGAGTAAGGTACTGAAGCGGATCGCTGCACTTTGCAGAGGCGATCGCAGAAGGCTGGCGCAGGCAGGCGAAACAATTTGCTTATTACAACAAAGCGAGCAGACCAGCGCATTCACGGCAAAACAATGGCGAACAATTTACCGGGCATTGGGTGATAAGCGGAGCCGGAAAATGTGTTGGGCTGGGGGGATGAGTGGAACCGTAATTGCTCTTGTCGGTGGTTGGCTGATGCTGTCCTCGTTTATATCTCCCTTACCGATTCCTTCGTGGTTGATGCCAGTAGCGCCATCAATAAAAGAAGAGATGACACAGGATATTTTCCGTACAGTGATGCGCGATAGTGATGCGCTAAGCGTGTTATATGGTGTGTGGGGGTACGATGTTCCGGCCGATTCAGCCTGGTGCGACCACGCTATTAGAGCAGGCCTGACTTGTAAAAGTGGTAAGGCGTCACTTCAGGCGTTAATAGATCAGAACCTGCCCTGGATAGCGTCGCTTAATGTCGCAAATAAAAAATTGCCCGTCGTCGTCATTCGGGTCGGCGATGACTCTATAGATGTACTTATAGGGCAGCAGACCTGGACGCTAACGCGTAAATGGTTTGAGACGGTGTGGGCGGGTGATTATCTCCTGCTATTGAAAATGTCTCCGGAAGGTGAAAGCACAATTACGCGCGACAGTAGCGAGGAAGAGATTCTTTGGCTGGAAACAATGTTGAATCGTGCTCTCCATATTTCGACTGAACCCTCGACAGAATGGCGACCGCTGCTGGTAGAAAAAATTAAGCAATTTCAGAAGATTAATCACTTAAAAGCTGACGGCGTTGTTGGCTCTTCAACATTGGTGCATCTCTGGCAGGTGGCAGGGGAGAGCGCGTATCTATATCAGGATGAAGCCAATATTTCCCCGGACGAAACAGGGAAGGGAAAATAA
- the rplD gene encoding 50S ribosomal protein L4, whose protein sequence is MELVLKDAQSALTVSETTFGRDFNEALVHQVVVAYAAGARQGTRAQKTRAEVTGSGKKPWRQKGTGRARSGSIKSPIWRSGGVTFAARPQDHSQKVNKKMYRGALKSILSELVRQDRLIVVEKFSVEAPKTKLLAQKLKDMALEDVLIITGELDENLFLAARNLHKVDVRDATGIDPVSLIAFDKVVMTADAVKQVEEMLA, encoded by the coding sequence ATGGAATTAGTATTGAAAGACGCGCAGAGCGCGCTGACTGTTTCCGAAACTACCTTCGGTCGTGATTTCAACGAAGCGCTGGTTCACCAGGTTGTTGTTGCTTATGCAGCTGGTGCTCGTCAGGGTACTCGTGCTCAGAAGACTCGTGCTGAAGTAACTGGTTCCGGTAAAAAACCGTGGCGCCAGAAAGGCACCGGCCGTGCGCGTTCTGGTTCTATCAAGAGCCCGATTTGGCGTTCTGGTGGCGTGACCTTCGCTGCTCGTCCGCAGGACCACAGTCAAAAAGTTAACAAGAAGATGTACCGCGGCGCGCTGAAAAGCATCCTGTCCGAACTGGTACGTCAGGATCGTCTGATCGTTGTCGAGAAGTTCTCTGTAGAAGCGCCGAAAACTAAGCTGCTGGCACAGAAACTGAAAGACATGGCTCTGGAAGATGTGCTGATCATCACCGGTGAGCTGGACGAAAACCTGTTCCTGGCTGCGCGCAACCTGCACAAGGTTGACGTACGCGATGCAACTGGTATCGACCCGGTTAGCCTGATCGCCTTCGACAAAGTCGTAATGACTGCTGATGCTGTTAAGCAAGTTGAGGAGATGCTGGCATGA
- the rplB gene encoding 50S ribosomal protein L2 gives MAVVKCKPTSPGRRHVVKVVNPELHKGKPFAPLLEKNSKSGGRNNNGRITTRHIGGGHKQAYRIVDFKRNKDGIPAVVERLEYDPNRSANIALVLYKDGERRYILAPKGLKAGDQIQSGVDAAIKPGNTLPMRNIPVGSTVHNVEMKPGKGGQLARSAGTYVQIVARDGAYVTLRLRSGEMRKVEADCRATLGEVGNAEHMLRVLGKAGAARWRGVRPTVRGTAMNPVDHPHGGGEGRNFGKHPVTPWGVQTKGKKTRSNKRTDKFIVRRRSK, from the coding sequence ATGGCAGTTGTTAAATGTAAACCGACATCTCCGGGTCGTCGCCACGTTGTTAAAGTGGTTAACCCTGAGCTGCACAAGGGCAAACCTTTTGCTCCGTTGCTGGAAAAAAACAGCAAATCCGGTGGTCGTAACAACAATGGCCGTATCACCACTCGTCATATCGGTGGTGGCCACAAGCAGGCTTACCGTATTGTTGACTTCAAACGCAACAAAGACGGTATCCCGGCAGTTGTTGAACGTCTTGAGTACGATCCGAACCGTTCCGCGAACATCGCGCTGGTTCTGTACAAAGACGGTGAACGCCGTTACATCCTGGCCCCTAAAGGCCTGAAAGCTGGCGACCAGATTCAGTCTGGCGTTGATGCTGCAATCAAACCAGGTAACACCCTGCCGATGCGCAACATCCCGGTTGGTTCTACTGTTCATAACGTAGAAATGAAACCAGGTAAAGGCGGTCAGCTGGCACGTTCCGCTGGTACTTACGTTCAGATCGTTGCTCGTGATGGTGCTTATGTCACCCTGCGTCTGCGTTCTGGTGAAATGCGTAAAGTAGAAGCAGACTGCCGTGCAACTCTGGGCGAAGTTGGCAATGCTGAGCATATGCTGCGCGTTCTGGGTAAAGCAGGTGCTGCACGCTGGCGTGGTGTTCGTCCGACCGTTCGCGGTACCGCGATGAACCCGGTAGACCACCCACATGGTGGTGGTGAAGGTCGTAACTTTGGTAAGCACCCGGTAACTCCGTGGGGCGTTCAGACCAAAGGTAAGAAGACCCGCAGCAACAAGCGTACTGATAAATTCATCGTACGTCGCCGTAGCAAATAA
- the gspE gene encoding type II secretion system ATPase GspE, which produces MRIHSPYPASWAMAQRVGYLYSEGEIIYLAGTPFEQLLDIQRQVGQCHTMTRLSQADFEARLEAVFHQNTGESQQIAQDIDQSVDLLSLSEEMPANEDLLNEDSAAPVIRLINAILSEAIKETASDIHIETYEKTMSIRFRIDGVLRTILQPNKKLAALLISRIKVMARLDIAEKRIPQDGRISLRIGRRNIDVRVSTLPSIYGERAVLRLLDKNSLQLSLNNLGMTAADKQDLENLIQLPHGIILVTGPTGSGKSTTLYAILSALNTPGRNILTVEDPVEYELEGIGQTQVNTRVDMSFARGLRAILRQDPDVVMVGEIRDTETAQIAVQASLTGHLVLSTLHTNSASGAVTRLRDMGVESFLLSSSLAGIIAQRLVRRLCPQCRQFTPVSPQQAQMFTHHQLTVTTIGTPVGCPHCHQSGYLGRMAIHEMMVITPELRAAVHENVDEQALERLVRQQHNALIKNGLHKVISGDTSWDEVMRVASVTLESEA; this is translated from the coding sequence ATGAGAATTCACTCACCATACCCTGCCAGTTGGGCAATGGCACAAAGAGTCGGTTATCTCTATTCAGAGGGGGAGATTATTTATCTCGCCGGTACGCCATTCGAGCAGTTACTCGATATTCAGCGCCAGGTTGGTCAGTGCCATACCATGACCCGCTTGTCGCAGGCTGATTTTGAAGCACGGCTGGAAGCGGTATTCCATCAGAACACTGGTGAGTCGCAACAGATTGCGCAGGATATTGATCAATCCGTCGATCTCCTCTCCCTCTCAGAAGAAATGCCTGCGAATGAAGATCTACTGAATGAAGATTCAGCCGCACCGGTTATCCGTTTAATCAACGCCATTTTAAGTGAGGCTATTAAAGAAACCGCCTCCGACATCCACATTGAAACCTATGAAAAAACAATGTCGATCCGTTTTCGCATTGACGGCGTTCTGCGGACAATTTTACAGCCAAACAAAAAACTGGCAGCGTTGCTTATCTCCCGAATAAAGGTCATGGCTCGGCTTGATATCGCCGAAAAACGTATTCCGCAGGATGGAAGAATCAGTTTGCGTATCGGGCGACGTAACATAGATGTCCGCGTATCCACACTGCCGTCCATCTATGGTGAACGCGCCGTGCTCCGCCTGCTGGATAAAAACAGCCTCCAGCTTTCATTGAACAATCTGGGGATGACGGCTGCGGATAAGCAGGATTTAGAAAATCTCATTCAGCTTCCGCACGGTATTATCCTGGTGACCGGGCCGACAGGTTCCGGTAAAAGCACCACGCTCTACGCCATTCTTTCGGCGCTTAATACCCCTGGCCGCAATATTCTGACGGTAGAAGATCCCGTGGAATATGAACTGGAAGGCATAGGACAAACGCAGGTGAATACCCGAGTGGATATGTCTTTCGCTCGCGGCTTGCGCGCCATTCTTCGCCAGGATCCGGATGTTGTGATGGTTGGGGAAATTCGTGATACAGAAACCGCGCAGATTGCTGTTCAGGCTTCGCTCACCGGCCATCTGGTGCTCTCAACACTCCACACTAACAGCGCATCAGGCGCAGTGACCCGGCTCCGCGACATGGGCGTCGAATCATTTCTACTTTCGTCTTCCCTGGCAGGAATTATCGCGCAACGGCTGGTTCGTCGTCTTTGTCCGCAATGCCGACAATTCACTCCTGTATCCCCCCAACAAGCGCAGATGTTTACACATCACCAGCTAACTGTTACTACGATTGGCACTCCCGTTGGCTGTCCTCACTGCCATCAATCCGGCTATCTGGGGCGCATGGCGATCCACGAAATGATGGTTATTACACCGGAATTACGAGCTGCTGTTCATGAAAATGTGGATGAACAAGCTCTGGAGCGACTGGTTCGGCAGCAACACAATGCCTTAATCAAAAATGGCCTGCACAAAGTGATAAGTGGAGACACCTCCTGGGATGAAGTGATGCGCGTCGCCAGCGTCACGCTGGAGAGTGAAGCATGA
- the gspC gene encoding type II secretion system protein GspC, translating to MPTLPFSFHLAIHNRRTVIYILMISISVVAVIFNINYFHTNLVKNAQIINQPGGAFKSDFNLAGLWRNGSNAGIKDTHLISAQQETPKLSVVLSGIILTSNDETSYVLVNEGAEQKRYALNDALESAPATFIRKINKTSVVFETHGQFEKVTLHPGLPDVIEQPDSDTQSVLADFIIATPIRDGDQLFGLRLNPRKGRDAFATSLLQPGDVALRINNLSLTLPDEVSQALSLLLTQQSAQFTIRRNGVPRLINVSVRELTGMNGQSDEGIK from the coding sequence GTGCCAACCCTACCTTTCTCCTTCCATCTGGCAATTCATAATAGACGCACAGTCATTTATATATTGATGATATCCATAAGTGTGGTGGCGGTTATTTTTAATATAAATTATTTCCACACAAACCTGGTCAAAAATGCACAAATCATTAACCAACCAGGTGGCGCATTTAAATCTGATTTCAACCTTGCGGGTTTATGGCGTAATGGCAGTAACGCGGGTATAAAAGACACACATCTGATTTCTGCCCAACAAGAAACGCCAAAGCTTTCTGTCGTACTCAGTGGTATCATTCTGACGTCTAATGATGAGACATCTTATGTTTTAGTTAATGAAGGCGCAGAACAAAAGCGATATGCCCTGAACGATGCCCTGGAGTCAGCACCGGCAACATTCATCCGAAAAATAAATAAAACCAGCGTGGTTTTTGAAACTCACGGACAGTTCGAAAAAGTCACGCTTCATCCGGGATTACCGGACGTTATCGAGCAACCTGACTCTGATACTCAAAGTGTGCTCGCAGATTTTATTATCGCGACGCCTATTCGTGACGGGGATCAATTATTTGGCCTTCGATTGAATCCGCGTAAAGGGCGCGATGCATTTGCTACCAGCTTACTGCAACCTGGCGATGTCGCCCTTAGAATCAACAATCTTTCACTGACCCTCCCTGATGAGGTTTCCCAGGCATTAAGTTTACTGCTAACCCAACAGAGCGCTCAGTTTACAATTCGTCGCAACGGCGTACCCCGCTTGATAAATGTTTCCGTCAGGGAACTTACTGGAATGAATGGACAGAGTGATGAAGGGATTAAATAA
- the gspD gene encoding type II secretion system secretin GspD yields MKGLNKITCCLLAALLMPSVGHTENEQYGANFNNADIRQFVEIVSQHLGKTILIDPSVQGTISVRSNDTFSQQEYYQFFLSILDLYGYSVITLDNGFLKVVRSANVKTSPGMIADSYRPGIGDELVTRIVPLENVPARDLAPLLRQMMDGGSVGNVVHYEPSNVLILTGRASTINKLIEVIKRVDVIGTEKQQIIHLEYASAEDLAEILNQLISESHGKSQMPALLSAKIVADKRTNSLIISGPEKARQRITSLLKTLDVEESEEGNTRVYYLKYAKATNLVEVLTGVSEKLKDEKGNARKPSSSSAMDNVAITADEQTNSLVITADQSVQEKLATVIARLDIRRAQVLVEAIIVEVQDGNGLNLGVQWANKNVGAQQFTNTGLPIFNAAQGVADYKKNGGITSANPAWDMFSAYNGMAAGFFNGDWGVLLTALASNNKNDILATPSIVTLDNKLASFNVGQDVPVLSGSQTTSGDNVFNTVERKTVGTKLKVTPQVNEGDAVLLEIEQEVSSVDSSSNSTLGPTFNTRTIQNAVLVKTGETVVLGGLLDDFSKEQVSKVPLLGDIPLVGQLFRYTSTERAKRNLMVFIRPTIIRDDDVYRSLSKDKYTRYRQEQQQRIDAKSKALVGSEDLPVLDENTFNSHPPVSSSR; encoded by the coding sequence ATGAAGGGATTAAATAAAATCACATGTTGCCTGTTGGCGGCGCTACTTATGCCTTCCGTCGGGCATACTGAGAACGAACAATACGGGGCCAATTTCAATAATGCTGATATCCGTCAGTTCGTGGAAATTGTAAGCCAGCATCTGGGTAAAACAATTCTGATTGATCCCTCGGTTCAAGGAACCATTTCCGTACGCAGCAATGATACGTTTAGTCAGCAAGAGTACTACCAGTTCTTTTTGAGCATTCTTGATCTTTACGGCTATTCCGTCATCACGCTGGACAATGGTTTTCTGAAAGTGGTGCGCTCAGCTAATGTAAAAACATCGCCAGGAATGATTGCTGACAGTTATCGTCCAGGCATAGGTGATGAGTTGGTCACCCGAATCGTACCGCTTGAGAACGTTCCTGCTCGTGACCTGGCTCCCCTGCTGCGTCAAATGATGGATGGCGGCAGCGTCGGTAACGTTGTGCATTATGAACCCTCCAACGTTCTCATTCTGACCGGTCGTGCCTCCACCATTAATAAACTGATTGAAGTGATAAAGCGCGTTGATGTCATCGGCACAGAGAAGCAGCAAATTATTCATCTGGAATACGCGTCAGCGGAAGATCTCGCCGAGATTCTTAATCAATTAATCAGCGAAAGCCACGGTAAAAGCCAGATGCCTGCCCTCCTTTCCGCGAAGATTGTGGCGGATAAGCGAACCAACTCTCTTATCATCAGCGGGCCGGAAAAAGCACGTCAGCGCATCACCTCATTACTGAAAACACTTGATGTAGAAGAGAGCGAGGAAGGAAATACCCGGGTCTATTACCTGAAATATGCTAAAGCCACAAATCTGGTCGAAGTATTGACCGGCGTTTCCGAAAAGCTGAAAGATGAAAAAGGAAATGCGCGTAAGCCTTCGTCTTCTTCTGCGATGGATAATGTTGCCATTACCGCCGATGAACAGACCAACTCGTTGGTCATTACCGCTGACCAATCCGTCCAGGAAAAACTCGCCACGGTAATTGCGCGTCTGGATATTCGTCGTGCACAGGTGCTGGTTGAGGCGATCATCGTCGAAGTTCAGGATGGAAATGGACTTAACCTCGGCGTGCAATGGGCGAACAAAAACGTTGGCGCACAGCAATTTACCAATACAGGATTACCGATATTTAACGCTGCGCAAGGTGTGGCTGATTATAAAAAGAATGGCGGGATCACCAGCGCGAATCCTGCCTGGGATATGTTTAGCGCCTACAATGGCATGGCCGCAGGCTTCTTCAATGGCGACTGGGGCGTATTGCTGACTGCGCTGGCTAGTAACAATAAAAATGATATCCTCGCCACCCCGAGCATCGTAACGCTGGATAATAAACTCGCGTCCTTCAACGTTGGTCAGGATGTGCCGGTGCTATCCGGCTCCCAGACCACTTCTGGGGATAACGTCTTTAATACCGTCGAACGCAAAACGGTGGGCACAAAACTCAAAGTCACTCCGCAGGTCAATGAAGGCGACGCGGTACTGCTCGAAATAGAGCAGGAGGTTTCCAGCGTTGACTCTTCGTCTAATTCGACGCTCGGCCCGACATTCAATACCCGAACTATTCAAAACGCCGTGCTGGTCAAAACCGGTGAAACGGTAGTCCTGGGCGGATTGCTGGATGATTTTTCTAAAGAGCAAGTGTCAAAGGTTCCTTTACTTGGCGATATTCCTTTAGTGGGGCAACTCTTCCGCTATACCTCGACCGAGCGCGCCAAACGCAACCTGATGGTATTTATCCGACCGACGATTATCCGTGACGATGATGTTTATCGCTCACTGTCGAAAGATAAATACACCCGCTACCGTCAGGAGCAACAACAACGAATAGACGCGAAATCAAAAGCATTGGTTGGCTCTGAAGATTTACCGGTGCTGGATGAAAACACGTTCAACAGCCACCCCCCTGTGTCATCGTCGCGGTGA
- the rplW gene encoding 50S ribosomal protein L23 has product MIREERLLKVLRAPHVSEKASTAMEKSNTIVLKVAKDATKAEIKAAVQKLFEVEVEVVNTLVVKGKVKRHGQRIGRRSDWKKAYVTLKEGQNLDFVGGAE; this is encoded by the coding sequence ATGATTCGTGAAGAACGTCTGCTGAAGGTGCTGCGTGCACCGCACGTTTCTGAAAAAGCGTCTACTGCGATGGAAAAATCCAACACCATCGTACTCAAAGTTGCTAAAGACGCGACCAAAGCAGAAATCAAAGCTGCTGTGCAGAAACTGTTTGAAGTCGAAGTCGAAGTCGTTAACACCCTGGTCGTTAAAGGGAAAGTTAAACGTCACGGACAGCGTATCGGTCGTCGTAGCGACTGGAAAAAAGCTTACGTCACCCTGAAAGAAGGCCAGAATCTGGACTTCGTTGGCGGCGCTGAGTAA
- the rplC gene encoding 50S ribosomal protein L3: MIGLVGKKVGMTRIFTEDGVSIPVTVIEVEANRVTQVKDLANDGYRAIQVTTGAKKANRVTKPEAGHFAKAGVEAGRGLWEFRLAEGEEFTVGQSISVELFADVKKVDVTGTSKGKGFAGTVKRWNFRTQDATHGNSLSHRVPGSIGQNQTPGKVFKGKKMAGQMGNERVTVQSLDVVRVDAERNLLLVKGAVPGATGSDLIVKPAVKA; this comes from the coding sequence ATGATTGGTTTAGTCGGTAAAAAAGTGGGTATGACCCGTATCTTCACAGAAGACGGCGTTTCTATCCCAGTAACCGTAATCGAAGTTGAAGCAAACCGCGTTACTCAGGTTAAAGACCTGGCTAACGATGGCTACCGTGCTATTCAGGTAACCACCGGTGCTAAAAAAGCTAACCGTGTGACCAAGCCTGAAGCTGGCCACTTCGCTAAAGCTGGCGTAGAAGCTGGCCGTGGTCTGTGGGAATTCCGCCTGGCTGAAGGCGAAGAGTTCACTGTAGGTCAGAGCATTAGCGTTGAACTGTTTGCTGACGTTAAAAAAGTTGACGTAACTGGCACCTCTAAAGGTAAAGGTTTCGCAGGTACCGTTAAGCGCTGGAACTTCCGTACCCAGGACGCTACTCACGGTAACTCCTTGTCTCACCGCGTTCCGGGTTCTATCGGTCAGAACCAGACTCCGGGCAAAGTGTTCAAAGGCAAGAAAATGGCAGGTCAGATGGGTAACGAACGTGTAACCGTTCAGAGCCTTGACGTAGTACGCGTTGACGCTGAGCGCAACCTGCTGCTGGTTAAAGGTGCTGTCCCGGGTGCAACCGGTAGCGACCTGATCGTTAAACCAGCTGTGAAGGCGTAA
- a CDS encoding protein secretion protein GspB (involved in type II protein secretion) codes for MFEFYFAAHQQRESGQRVTVQLQQHGKTKYAIWALVTSLWFAGMVLAGGYAQQLWAIWIVKTENSVEEAPPYKQSTQHYFFKKQPLPVVVEPAEDDADEDATIENEASSSEDEGTATGESEEKAGLRERVKNALNELQQ; via the coding sequence ATGTTTGAATTCTATTTTGCCGCACATCAGCAGCGAGAAAGTGGTCAGCGAGTAACTGTCCAGCTACAACAACATGGCAAAACGAAGTATGCCATTTGGGCGCTGGTGACAAGCCTTTGGTTCGCAGGAATGGTGTTGGCTGGGGGGTATGCCCAGCAGTTATGGGCGATATGGATAGTTAAAACGGAAAATTCAGTAGAAGAAGCACCACCTTATAAACAATCAACACAACATTATTTCTTCAAAAAACAGCCATTGCCTGTCGTCGTCGAACCTGCCGAGGATGACGCGGACGAAGATGCCACGATAGAAAATGAGGCGTCGTCTTCAGAGGATGAAGGCACAGCTACAGGAGAAAGCGAGGAAAAAGCCGGTTTAAGAGAGCGAGTGAAAAATGCACTCAATGAGTTACAGCAATAA
- the rpsC gene encoding 30S ribosomal protein S3, with protein sequence MGQKVHPNGIRLGIVKPWNSTWFANTKEFADNLDSDFKVRQYLTKELAKASVSRIVIERPAKSIRVTIHTARPGIVIGKKGEDVEKLRKVVADIAGVPAQINIAEVRKPELDAKLVADSITSQLERRVMFRRAMKRAVQNAMRLGAKGIKVEVSGRLGGAEIARTEWYREGRVPLHTLRADIDYNTSEAHTTYGVIGVKVWIFKGEILGGMAAVEQPEKPAAQPKKQQRKGRK encoded by the coding sequence ATGGGTCAGAAAGTACATCCTAATGGTATTCGCCTGGGTATTGTAAAACCATGGAACTCTACCTGGTTTGCGAACACCAAAGAATTCGCTGACAACCTGGACAGCGATTTTAAAGTACGTCAGTACCTGACTAAGGAACTGGCTAAAGCGTCCGTATCTCGTATCGTTATCGAGCGTCCGGCTAAGAGCATCCGTGTAACCATTCACACTGCTCGCCCGGGTATCGTTATCGGTAAAAAAGGTGAAGACGTAGAAAAACTGCGTAAGGTCGTAGCGGACATCGCTGGCGTTCCTGCACAGATCAACATCGCCGAAGTTCGTAAGCCTGAACTGGACGCAAAACTGGTTGCTGACAGCATCACTTCTCAGCTGGAACGTCGCGTTATGTTCCGTCGTGCTATGAAGCGTGCTGTACAGAACGCAATGCGTCTGGGCGCTAAAGGTATTAAAGTTGAAGTTAGCGGCCGTCTGGGCGGCGCGGAAATCGCACGTACCGAATGGTACCGCGAAGGTCGCGTACCGCTGCACACTCTGCGTGCTGACATCGACTACAACACCTCTGAAGCGCACACCACTTACGGTGTAATCGGCGTTAAAGTGTGGATCTTCAAAGGCGAGATCCTGGGTGGTATGGCTGCTGTTGAACAACCGGAAAAACCGGCTGCTCAGCCTAAAAAGCAGCAGCGTAAAGGCCGTAAATAA
- the rpsJ gene encoding 30S ribosomal protein S10 codes for MQNQRIRIRLKAFDHRLIDQATAEIVETAKRTGAQVRGPIPLPTRKERFTVLISPHVNKDARDQYEIRTHLRLVDIVEPTEKTVDALMRLDLAAGVDVQISLG; via the coding sequence ATGCAGAACCAAAGAATCCGTATCCGCCTGAAAGCGTTTGATCATCGTCTGATCGATCAAGCAACCGCGGAAATCGTCGAGACTGCCAAGCGCACTGGTGCGCAGGTCCGTGGTCCGATCCCGCTGCCGACACGCAAAGAGCGCTTCACTGTTCTGATCTCTCCGCACGTCAACAAAGACGCGCGCGATCAGTACGAAATCCGTACTCACTTGCGTCTGGTTGACATCGTTGAGCCAACCGAGAAAACCGTTGATGCTCTGATGCGTCTGGATCTGGCTGCCGGTGTAGACGTGCAGATCAGCCTGGGTTAA